The sequence below is a genomic window from Vigna unguiculata cultivar IT97K-499-35 unplaced genomic scaffold, ASM411807v1 contig_502, whole genome shotgun sequence.
aaacaatagaaaCTACAGAAGCAAgggaaaataaaggaaaagaaaaggaagtagagaaaaagcttatggaaaatttatttgtcaatgatttctcttcaacagtttgtgatgtcattttacgtgaacaaaaggataagcaagtgaacGAAACACACCATCTTCCAtctttgaaaaggaagcttgttcataatgctttattatgcatttggtccgctgatgagaaggAAATTCAtaaaacacaacgcatggaattatttattgttacatatcaaggtggggtagtgttgacAAGAAAGGTGCTCCACAGATTttaaccattggaaaggaataaatatgaatatattaaagATGAATTTGATTCTAgtggaagagaattagtttcaagttgttgAAAAGTAAAGTTTTTCACATCATAagaaacttatattaaaactagtagaaaaataaagccttaaAATTCGGGATAAATGTTCTCGAAGAATGAGGGTATGATATGAATCACATCATAGCTCAAATGGAGAAGCACTAATGCACGACTTTGCTGCagttatttacattttttaaagtaaatagtttgtttaaatatggtccaattcattgtaaaaatggcttaccaaattatgttttcgtttaatcaattaatgggctctggtttagttttatttcaagttgtaatgatgatccaattgcaacttagtcatcaacCTTTGGAGAAcaagaggatgcttggctgaattgtttttggtgacttttgggttgccataattaTAGTTACAATCAGCCATTAAGTTGTAatatcattaatagctttaagtgggatgtaatttaaACATATGTGTCTTTTCTAGTTCCAGTGGTGAAAGCTTCTATAtgagctgaaccattttaatcaatgaaacaggttgtgatgaaggcatgaccacctccttagaagctccctcaagaaggatcactataagcatgtctagaggggagtcttctattccatcacctttatctttgttttgcattactttagtttgaattccctaagttggtttctagttgatttattttggttgacttgttgactttgatccaaagttgacctttgaccaagattagattaacttaaaccaacatgctaatccttgtttgtcttgttttgtaggtaattaagagaaagtagagcatggctaggtggcacttggtgattggagcacttggatgaagtggaagagagaggaaagcaaaaagcataaagcaaaagcaaaagtagacatgtaccttgtctccttttgcctttttggtttatgccttagaaggtcacttggtctccttcctcttttggcctagaattcgcatgggaatgcctccaccaatcatcttccttcacttggccaagactccctctcacattaggtttagggtttgctagttaatcctttttcatgtttttgtatttgctaaaggacccctatgaactcctatttaaagggtgctccttatcttgtaaaagggttgatcattttgttataaactttgtgcattcaaccaccaattttcgtgagctctccttcctagaagtgaactcacctttgccttatcttgcttgcaagtggtggcatcatcactcatctctagggcttggttggcttagatcccccctatgagtggcgtgcttcttccattcttcatcttctatgctttccatttttattgtttcttcttttattttgctctttagtgttgttattgctgtgtgtgtttaagcttgaatcaaactctcttcttcctttcatgagcttgagaaatgaaccttcacatctagatagcatgttatcttaatgtccagtggaaatttttaaaaagctttcttaaacaacttcaccatattcataactctaaaaggaaacaagataatccttcatcatttggtatctagagctttggttgtccttgaatatggtgttttcatgttctaaccttgtcttgtgtagctatctttgaatggtccacataaaaacagtgctggcagcaacgtgtgcgtttttgaaaaaaatactgcagctagctcagtggtccaaaagtaacgttctttatatcaaaagaaagctctatgagtctagtttccaacacaaaaagaattaacgcatttggagttctgtggagagatttatgatcaaatgagtgagcaaaggtcagagctgccgagaatacgaaaaacaacgttttcaggttatgttgtggcaattttggcttcggttttgtgactcttttgctcctaaatgtggttggataacatgtcttttgatgcttactctttgatcctcaaatccatgagtttaaatgcatgatagctacatgtttgtgtgtttgtgtatgtcatgcacactaacacaaaaaaggccTTTAACGTCACCCCAATAACGTCTGCCTAAAAAAAGCCCCACGTTAAAAATgggcggtggcatttttgtaaataatgagaCATTTTTAACGTCTGCCCGCTCCACGTcagacgttacttaacgtcTGTGGAAAAATACCGCGACGTCACTCAAAAAAGGACGTCGGACCAGCGCGCGCCAGACGTTAAGGGACGTCGGACCAGCTCGCGccagacgtcacttaacgtcggccCCTCCCACCcccgacgtcacttaacgtcggacCTAGCACCCCCGACGTTAAGTTTTGCTTTATCTCTGCGCGAAACGCAGAAACCCTCGCGCTGTTCATCGTTTTCGCGAGAGTCCCGCCGGTGACGCCATTTCCGACCCCCTCCAGGTGAGTTTCGAAAGGTTTTCGCCATCAAACTTGTTGGGGTTTAattatgggttgattttacgcgttttgaaccgattatttttcgttttcatccccatttgcagcGTTTTGAGATTCGTCCCACTTGCTCTTCGTTCCCATATGGCCAGCAGTGTGCGGAGACCCTAGACTTCCTCTCAAAGTTCGTCTTTCAATTAGAGGAGGTtagtttttcattgtatgtatatatttgttcattgtatgtatagaattacttgtattaatttataaatgtcattatagttttagtcttagactatttttttgttaatttttttaatcgtttgtattaaatcttgaattgtccgattggacagtttgaaaaaaatatttttcataatttgctacaatgtgtacattgaggtttacgcataaatttcataaaatttcgattgaggctaatttgtgttgttctctggatgcatacttgattgtgatcatgattaatcactttcatttcgtgtacttcagagaccaatgcgaaatgctgtcgaaattttgtgaaatttatgatgtttgactTATTTGTACATGTgttagcaaattatgaaaaataattttttcgaatGGGTAGGGCCTCACCTTGTGAGAGTTAAAAGTTTGAGATTGATTGAGTTTTTTACGAACATATAGTATGGATCGAAGCTGGATGAATGAGCGTCGCATAAGTGAAGAGTATGAAAAGGGGGTTTCTGAGTTTTTGCAATATGTTCAAGAACACGCAATCTCAAGTAACGggacatatttttgtccttgtgtTTGTTGTCTTAATCAAATACGTCATGACTTAGGAACAATGCGTGATCATCTATTCATCTTTGGTATAATGAGAAGTTATACACTTTGGACTTGGCATGGAGAAGTATTAGACAAGCCTACAACGTCACGAGGAACAGATTATGTAGATGACTGGATGAATGATCATTTAGAAGATATGGTACGTGATGTTGGGGAGGAGAATTTTGGAAAAGTTCATTTATATGATTCTCTTAAGTCCGATTCAGAGGAACAATTGTACCCAGGATGCACTAACTTTACGCGACTGTCAGcaactttgaaattattcagTTTAAAAGCAAGGCATGGATGGACGGATACAAGTTTCACAGAATTGTTGGAGTTGTTAAAGGAGATGCTTCCAGAAAATAACACGTTACCTATCCGTAATTACGAAGCGAAGAAAGTTTTATGTCCAATGGGTTTGgaatatcaaaagatacatgCATGCCCAAATGATTGTGTTTTATACAGAGACGAGTTTGCTTCACTGAAGGCGTGTCCAACATGTGGTTTATCgcggtttaaaaagaaaattgatggaaatagtGGCGATGAAGACAAAGATGGTCCACCTGCTAAGGTGATGTGGTACCTTCCTATAATTCCTAGATGCAAACGACTATTTTCCATTAAAGAAGATGCAAAAAACCTGAAATGGCACGTTGATGGAAGAAAGTGTGATAATCTTCTTCGACACCCAGCTGATTCTCCACAATGGAAGAAGATTGATGAAACATTTCCAGAATTTGGTGCTGAGCCAAGAAACTTAAGACTTGGACTTGCTACAGATGGTATGAATCCTTATAGGAACTTAAGTAGCAAACATAGTTCGTGGCCAGTTTTGCTGATGATTTACAATTTATCTCCTTTGTTGTGCATGAAGAGGAAAtatatgatgttgtctatgatgatatcgggTCCTAGACAACCTGGAAATGACATTGATGTGTACCTAAAGCCGTTGATCGATGATTTGAAACTATTATGGGAAGAAGGTGTCGATGTGTATGATTCATATTCTGAAGAATTGTTTTGTTTGCGTGCAATGTTGTTTTGCACCATAAATGATTTTCCAGCATATGGAAACTTGAGCGGTTACAGTGTTAAAGGTCATTTTGCATGTCccatttgtgaaaaaaacaCGAGTTATATTCAATTGAAGCACGGTCAGAAAACTGTGTATACAAGACATCGAAAGTTTCTTCCTCGAAATCATCCTTATCGTAGAATGAAAAAAGCATTTAATGGAAGTCCTGAGGATGAAGTTGTAGCGAGACCCCGCAATGGTGAAGAAATATACAACCAAGTGGAAAACATTGACATTGTGTTTGGGAAACATCCAAAGAAAAAGACCACGGAAAAAAGCATTTGGAAGAAACGATCAATCTTCTTTAATCTTCCATATTGGTGTAAACTTGATGTACGACATTGTATAGACGTGATGCacgttgaaaaaaatgtatgtgatagCGTCATCGGGACTTTACTAAATGTAAAAGGAAAGACTAAAGATGGAGTTAAAGCACGACAAGATTTGGCTGAAATGGGCATCCGTGAGTTACATGCACAATCAATTGGAAGACGAACCTACCTGCCTCCAGCTTGTCACACTCTTTCTAGAAAAGAGAAGCAAATTTTTTGTGAGTGTTTAAGAAGTGTGAAGGTTCCCCAAggttactcttcaaatattagtaGCCTTGTTTCTATGCAAGATTTAAAGTTAGTCGGTTtaaagtctcacgattgtcATGTGTTGATGCAACAACTTTTACCAGTAGCTTTTTGAGCCATCTTACCTACTTCTGTCAGAGGTATTCTAACACGTTTGTGTATGTTCTTCAATGCCATATGCAAGAAAGTTATTGACCCTCGAGTGTTAGACGATTTGGAAAATGAGGCCATTAGACTATTGTGTCAATTGGAAATGTATTTTCCACCTTCATTTTTCGATATCATGGTTCATTTGATAGTTCATCTTGTGAGGGAAATTCGATTATGTGGGCCAGTTTTCTTGAGATGGATGTACCCAGTGGAAAGATACATGAAGATCTTAAAGGGATATGTCAAGAATCAGTATCGACCAGAAGCTTCTATTATAGAGCGGTACATTGCAGAAGAAGCCATTGAATTCTGCTCAAGTTATATGCCAAGTTGTGAACCAATTGGAGTTCCTAAGATTAGACATGAAGGTAAATGTGAAGGTAAGGGTGTGCGTGGAGTGAAGATTCAAAGTGTTAGTAGAAAATTAGTTGATCAAGCCCATTTGTACATCTTAAACAACACTGTAGAGGTCATTCCTTACATAACGCAACACATTGATGAAACGAAATCAGCACATCCACGAATGAGTGAAAAATGGGCACTTAATGAACATAACAAAACATTCTTATCATGGTTTAAGAAAAAGGTTTACGCGACTCCAAATGTTTCTGAAACTCTATTGAGGCTAGCTCGTGGACCGAACAATGATGTCATTACATATGGCGGGTACTACATAAACaatcattgtttttattcaaagatggaagatgacaaaagtaGAGTTCAAAATAGTGGGGTTACACTTCAAGCTGAATCTGTACATTTTGCCAGTTCTAAGGACAAGAATCCAGTGACAACATCCATGAGTTACTTTGGAATAATACACGAAATATGGGAAGTTGATTATGTGACTTTTAGAGTGCCAGTTTTCAAGTGTAAATGGGTTGATAGTAATTCGGGTGTTAGCACAGATGACTTTGGCTTTACTTTGGTGGATCTTAACAAGATGAGTGATACAAATGAACCATTTATTATGGCTAGTCAAgcaagacaaattttttatgtcattgATCCAGCCAATCAGAAATTGTCAGTTGTATTGGAAGGAAGAAACATGCACgtaaatgatgatgaagattgTCTAGACATACTTGAGACAACGTctttctcatcaagaaccattcAAGACAAAGTTGATGATGTAACTGATGACATCCAtgctattcgaagtgatcacaATGAAGGCATATGGGAGAACACAATTTCTTGATAggtgtttatttaataatattgtcacatttacttttttttatttttcttcctgttttaatataatagagGTTAATTGAGTATATCTTCATTGTTAACATTTCCTAATGATATGTTTCAGGTATGACAAGCTCCGGATCAGACCAAGAGGGACCTGGTAGATCTGTGACTCGGTTGCCGGATGTCACAAATCGACGAGAGAGGATGCCGGTCCACATTGATCCTCGATCGGGTGAACCCAGTGGCCCTTGGGAAAAAAAGTACCGTAGCTACATAGGAATGTTGGCCAAAACGAAAGTTTCTATTGCAATTGCATGTTGGGATGACGTCGCGGAGGTCGAGAAGAACCTCCTATGGCAAGATCTTGTGGTATGTTTACTTAAACCaactatagtatttttttatgttactgttaacataacatattttatgttttaaacagCACAAATTTGAGATTACTCCGAACACTGAGCGAATTAGAAAGAAAGTCTTATCTCACATAGCCACCAGATGGAGGGACTTCAAGGCAAGGCTCACACGTTTATATGTGTTTGGAGATAGACAACATGACACTCCTTGTGAGAAGTACAAAATCTCGGAGGAGGAGTGGATGCAATTTCGTGCATGTAGAGAGTCTGGAGACTGGTAggtttgtttgttaaatttgtttatagtgaCACTAGTCATACATTTCTGTAttcaaactattaaataatgttatgtgTGACAGGAAAAAAGGACAGCAGCCCAACAAAGACAAAGGCTTAATGATACACCACATGTACTCTCTCGAGGTGGTTATGCATtattggagaaaaaattgaaaaagtcgcGTGCAGAGTCTCTGGGACTTGAGTCCCCTGACCTAGTGGATGCAATTCCTAGGTACGAGATGTGGAAGGCTGCTCGGACTAAGTCCGATGGGCAAATGACATCACAATCATGTTGTGGAAGGCTGCTtggatgatgtggaagagagaggaaagcaaaaagcataaagcaaaagcaaaagtagacatgtaccttgtctccttttgcctttttggtttatgccttagaaggtcacttggtttccttcctcttttggcctagaatcctcatgggaatgcctccaccaatcatcttccttcacttggccaagactcactctcacattaggtttagggtttgctagttaatcctttttcatgtttttgtatttgctaaaggacccctatgaactcctatttaaagggtgctccttatcttgtaaaagggttgatcattttgttataaactttgtgcattcaaccaccaattttcgtgagctctccttactagaagtgaactcacctttgccttatctagCTTGCAAGTGGTGGCatcatcactcatctctagggcttggttggcttagatccccccctatgagtggcatgcttcttccattcttcatcttctatgctttccatttttattgtttcttctttcaatttgctctttagtgttgttattgctgtgtgtgtttaagcttgaatccaactctcttcttcctttcatgagcttgagaaatgaaaattcacatctggatagcatgttatcttaatgtcgagtgggaattttcaaaaagctttcttaaacaacttcaccatattcataactctaaaaggaaacaagataatccttcatgaGGTTGTGTTTCATTCAGAAAAcattagagttttatctctttatctttgtgagagtgattctcctaagttcttaagtgattcaagaattcTTGAGTTTTATGCAAGGTCTTTTTTCCCTTCGTGTGTTTAAATTATTAGGATTGTCtgccattcttggaagtgtgacgtcaATCAATTTaaactacatcttcttatctatttccattttctcgttttaaataatttctcacatATCTTcgttattagcattccaacttagatagatccataaaacgaatccaccccttTGGATACACATCACATTGTATTCAGAGCCAAGCTCAGGAGATTTGGAATAGAGATGAAGGTTTATTATAcgaggtgtttaatcaaaggcaacccatgtttatttgcattcgattacggaagcgacatcaatgttgtgatccaaagattggtggagaaactaaagttaccaacaagctttcatccaaatcgaGCATGGATCAATTTCAATACAAGgaaacgtgtgaaagaagtattatgtaagtattatgtgatattgctcccatggactcttcccatcATCTTTTTGGATAGGCAAGGCTTCGTTAtgaaatgctcaatcttgatgaacgttccctttatttgaggcatgagggacataaaatgaagttcaaatttatgataccaagacaagtcagtaaggatcaacataggctgaaggacaaaatagaaaaagaaagaatagaaaaagaagcaatagaaactgcagaagcaagggaaaatgaagaaaaagaaaaggaagtagagaaaaagatgatggaaaatatatttgtcaatgttttttcttcaacattttatgatgtcattttacaggaacaaaaggataagcaaatgaatgaaacacaccagcttccatgtttgaaaagcaagcttgttcacaatgctttattatgcatttggtttgCTGATGATAAGCAAAATAGTCCAACACAACgaatggaattatttattgttacatatcaagggggtattgttggcaagagaggtgctccacggattgcaaccactagaaaggaaaaaagatgaatatattaaagttgaatttgatcctggaggaagagaattagtttcaagttgttgAAAAGTAAAGTTCTTCACAAGATCACAagaaacttatattaaaactagataaaaataaagccttaatattcgggacgaatcttctcgaagaaggagggtatgatatgaATCGCATTATAGctcaaatggagaaggactAATGCACGACTTTGCTgcagatattttttttaaagtaattagtttgtttaaatatgttgcaattcattgtaaaattggcttaccaaattatgtttttatttaatcaattaatgggctcttagttttatttcaagttgtaatgacgACCCCaatgcaacttagtcatcagcctttaGGAGACTAAGAAGATGCTTGGCTGAActgtttttggtgacttttgggttacAATCAGCCATTAAGTAGTACAATCATAAAagctttaagtgggatgtaatttcaacaTATGTGTCTTTTCTAATTCCAGTCGTGAAAGCTtttatataagctgaaccattttaatcaatcaaACAGGTTGGGTttcattcagaaaatattagagttttatccCTTCTATCtttgtgagagtgattctcctaagttcttaagtgactcaagaatccctgagttttatcaaaggtcgtttttccctttgtgtgtttaaattcttaggcttgtcttccattcttggaagtgtgacatcaatcaatttcaactacatcttcttatctatttgcattttctcgttttaaataattccTCACATATCTTGCTTATTAgaattccaacctagatagatccataaaacgaatccacccctctggattcaGAGCCAAGCTCAcgagatttggaatagcaatggaagtttattatacaaggtgtttaatcgaaggcaacccatgtttatttgcattcgattacggtagcgacaacaatgtttgtGAGCCAAAGAATGGTGGAGAAATtaaagttaccaacaagctttcatccgaattaaGCATCGATTAGTTTCAATACGgggaatgtgtgaaagaagtattatgtaatattgCTCTCATGGACtctttccatcttcttttaggatgggcatggcttcgtttttaaaatactcaatcttgatgaatgtttgccttatttgaggcatgagggacataaaatgaagttgaaatttatgacaccaagacattTGAAGAGGACGCTTATTCGCAATGCtttatatgcatttggtccaCTGATgagtcaaacacaacgcatggaattatttattgttacatatcaaggtggggtagtgttggcaaggaGGTGCTCCACAGATTGCACCCACTagaaaatgaacaaatatgaatatattcaaattgaatttgatcctagaggaagagaattagtttcaagttgtgggaaaataaagtccttcacaggatcataataaacttaaattataactagcagaaaaaataaagctttaagattcgggacgaatcttctcaaagaaggaggtATGATATGAATCGCATCATAACTCATATGGAGAACGACTAATGCACAACTTTGATGCAAttattgtgatttttattttataaaggtattagtttgtttaaatatgttcaattcattgtaaaaatTGGTTTACCAAatgatgttttggtttaatcaataaATCGGCTTATAGTTTagtttatttcaagttgtaatgatgacccattgcaacttagtcatcagcctttaGGAGACCAAGATGATGCTTGGCTGAATTttttttggtgacttttgggttccCATAATTTCAATTACAATCAGCCATTAAGTAGTACGATcataatagctttaagtgggatgtaatttcaacaTATGTGTCTTTTCTAATTCCAGTCGtgaaagcttctatataagctgaaccattttaatcaatcaaACAGGTTGGGTttcattcagaaaatattagagttctatctcttctatctttgtgagagtgattctcctaagttcttaagtgattcaagaatccctgagttttatcaaaggtcttttttccttttgtgtgtttaaattcttaggcttgtcttccattcttggaagtgtgacatcaatcaatttcaactacatcttcttatctatttgcattttctcattttaaataatttctcacatATCTTGCTTATTAgaattccaacctagatagatccataaaacgaaatccacccctctggattcacatcactTCTATTCAGAGCCAGCTCACGAgattggaatagcaatggaagtttattatacaaggtgtttaatcgaaggcaacccatgtttatttgcattcgattatggaagcgacaacaatgttgtgagcccaaagattggtggagaaactaaagttacccacaagctttcatccgaattaagcatggatcaaattcaatacaggGCAATGTGTGAAggaaatattatgtaatatttctTCCATGGACtttttccatcttcttttgggatgggcatggattcgttttaaaatactcaatcttgatgaacgttccctttatttgaggcatgagggacataaaatgaagttgaaatttaggaCACCAAGACAACTCGGTAACAATCAACATAGGGTGAAGGTGAAAATAGAAAacgaaagaatagaaaaagaagaaatagaaactgtagaagaaagggaaaatgataaaaagaaaaggaagtggagaaaaagaagatggaaaatttatttgtcaatgttttctcttctacagtttgtgatgtaattttacaggaacaaaaggataagcaagtgaatgaaacacagcagcttccatgtttgaagaggaagcttgttcacaatgctttattatgcatttggtcaaCTGATgagtcaaacacaatgcatggaattatttattgttacatatcaaggtggggtagtgttggcaagaaagGTGCTCCATGGATTGCACCCACTAGaaatgaacaaatatgaatttattcaagttgaatttgatcctagaggaagagaattagtttcaagttgagggaaaataaagtccttcacaagatcataataaacttaaattataactagtataaaaataaagcgttaagattcgggacgaatcttctcaaagaaggagggtatgatatgaATCACATCATAACTTATATGGAGAACGACTAATGCACAATTTTGATgcaattattgttatttttattttttaaaggtattagtttttttaaatatgggtcaattcattgtaaaatttgcttaccaaattatattttggtttaatcaatgaATGGGctctagtttagttttatttcaacttgtaatgatgacccaattgcaacttagtcat
It includes:
- the LOC114172245 gene encoding uncharacterized protein LOC114172245; its protein translation is MRDHLFIFGIMRSYTLWTWHGEVLDKPTTSRGTDYVDDWMNDHLEDMVRDVGEENFGKVHLYDSLKSDSEEQLYPGCTNFTRLSATLKLFSLKARHGWTDTSFTELLELLKEMLPENNTLPIRNYEAKKVLCPMGLEYQKIHACPNDCVLYRDEFASLKACPTCGLSRFKKKIDGNSGDEDKDGPPAKVMWYLPIIPRCKRLFSIKEDAKNLKWHVDGRKCDNLLRHPADSPQWKKIDETFPEFGAEPRNLRLGLATDGMNPYRNLSSKHSSWPVLLMIYNLSPLLCMKRKYMMLSMMISGPRQPGNDIDVYLKPLIDDLKLLWEEGVDVYDSYSEELFCLRAMLFCTINDFPAYGNLSGYSVKGHFACPICEKNTSYIQLKHGQKTVYTRHRKFLPRNHPYRRMKKAFNGSPEDEVVARPRNGEEIYNQVENIDIVFGKHPKKKTTEKSIWKKRSIFFNLPYWCKLDVRHCIDVMHVEKNVCDSVIGTLLNVKGKTKDGVKARQDLAEMGIRELHAQSIGRRTYLPPACHTLSRKEKQIFCECLRSVKVPQGYSSNISSLVSMQDLKGILTRLCMFFNAICKKVIDPRVLDDLENEAIRLLCQLEMYFPPSFFDIMVHLIVHLVREIRLCGPVFLRWMYPVERYMKILKGYVKNQYRPEASIIERYIAEEAIEFCSSYMPSCEPIGVPKIRHEGKCEGKGVRGVKIQSVSRKLVDQAHLYILNNTVEVIPYITQHIDETKSAHPRMSEKWALNEHNKTFLSWFKKKVYATPNVSETLLRLARGPNNDVITYGGYYINNHCFYSKMEDDKSRVQNSGVTLQAESVHFASSKDKNPVTTSMSYFGIIHEIWEVDYVTFRVPVFKCKWVDSNSGVSTDDFGFTLVDLNKMSDTNEPFIMASQARQIFYVIDPANQKLSVVLEGRNMHVNDDEDCLDILETTSFSSRTIQDKVDDVTDDIHAIRSDHNEGMTSSGSDQEGPGRSVTRLPDVTNRRERMPVHIDPRSGEPSGPWEKKYRSYIGMLAKTKVSIAIACWDDVAEVEKNLLWQDLVHKFEITPNTERIRKKVLSHIATRWRDFKARLTRLYVFGDRQHDTPCEKYKISEEEWMQFRACRESGDWKKGQQPNKDKGLMIHHMYSLEVVMHYWRKN